One genomic region from Eptesicus fuscus isolate TK198812 chromosome 4, DD_ASM_mEF_20220401, whole genome shotgun sequence encodes:
- the SREK1 gene encoding splicing regulatory glutamine/lysine-rich protein 1 isoform X4, whose amino-acid sequence MTPQAAAKELEEVMKRVREAQSFISAAIEPESGKSNERKGGRSRSHTRSKSRSSSKSHSRRKRSQSKHRSRSHNRSRSRQKDRRRSKSPHKKRSKSRERRKSRSRSHSRDKRKDTREKIKEKERVKEKDKEKEREKERDREKEREKEKERGKNKDKEREKDRDKDKDKEKDREREREKEHEKERDKEKEKEQDKEKEREKDRSKEIDEKRKKDKKSRTPPRSYNASRRSRSSSRERRRRRSRSSSRSPRTSKTIKRKSSRSPSPRSRNKKDKKREKERDHISERRERERSTSTRKNSNDRDGKEKLEKNNTSLKEKEHNKEPESVVSKEADDKEAPRTEENQVQQNGNCQPNEENLSTKTEAV is encoded by the exons ATGACACCTCAGGCTGCAGCTAAGGAGTTAGAAGAAGTAATGAAGCGAGTACGAGAGGCTCAGTCATTTATCTCAGCTGCTATTGAACCAG AGTCTGGAAAGAGCAATGAAAGAAAAGGCGGTCGATCTCGTTCCCACACTCGTTCCAAATCCAGGTCTAGCTCAAAATCCCATTCTAGAAGGAAAAGATCACAATCAAAACACAG gaGTAGATCCCATAATAGATCACGTTCAAGACAAAAAGATAGACGTAGATCTAAGAGCCCACATAAAAAACGCTCTAAGTCCAGGGAAAGACGAAAGTCAAGGAGTCGTTCACATTCACG ggacAAGAGAAAAGACACCCGAGAAAAGatcaaggaaaaggaaagagtgaaagaaaaagataaagaaaaggaaagggaaaaagagagagacagggaaaaggaacgtgaaaaagaaaaggaacgtggtaaaaacaaagataaagaacGGGAAAAGGACCGGGATAAGGATAAAGACaaggaaaaggacagagagagagagcgggaAAAAGAGCATGAAAAGGAGCGagacaaagagaaggaaaaggaacaggATAAAGAAAAGGAACGAGAAAAGGACAGATCCAAAGAGAtagatgagaaaagaaagaaggataaAAAATCCAGAACACCACCCAGAAGTTACAATGCATCAAGAAGATCTCGTAGTTCCAGCAG GGAAAGGCGAAGGAGGCGGAGCAGGAGTTCTTCTAGATCCCCAAGAACATCGAAAACCATAAAAAGGAAATCTTCTAGGTCTCCATCCCCTAGGAG CagaaataagaaagataaaaagagagaaaaagaaagggaccATATTagtgaaagaagagagagagaacgttCAACCTCTACAAGAAAGAATTCTAATGACCGAGATGGGAAAGAAAAATTGGAGAAGAACAATACTTCACTTAAA GAGAAGGAGCACAATAAAGAACCAGAATCAGTTGTGAGCAAAGAAGCAGATGACAAGGAAGCACCAAGGACTGAGGAAAACCAAGTACAGCAAAATGGGAATTGTCAGCCAAATGAAGAAAACCTTTCTACCAAAACAGAAGCCGTATAA